A region of the Candidatus Neomarinimicrobiota bacterium genome:
CCCTGAGTGATGTCAGGTAACAACAATATCGAAAAAATGGTCAACACCGCCATTACCCGTAACTTAGCTTTGTATGAAGTGTGGTAAGATGGATTAGTTTGCATCTATTGCCTCCTTCTTATTCCCATTAAACATTACTCCGGAAACTGGATCATCACAAAAAATGCTATGATAATCCTGTCTGTCGAATGTGTCGTTTTATATACCGGGGATTCCTGCTGCTCTTTCTTATGATTCCCCGGATTGAGAGATTGTCATCAAATTTTGGTGTTCGGAATTATATTACTTGTTGCAGCTTTTCATAGATTTTTAGAGCCTCCAAAATCGCCAAGCACAACGCAACTCAACCAAGTATTATTCGAAGAAGATATTGTTTAGCTGCTATTTTGAAATTTATTGGTGTCGAAAATGTAAATACTCAGATTTGTATATCAATCCATATCCCGGGATAATTTGAGAGATGTATTTTACTTGTGAACTCGATCACGCCTGAGTTCTCGAATAAAAACTATGTAATAATTCTTATGGGAATATGACAAAAATTTTCCAATGAAACCTGGAGTTATTTGCTTTGGAATTGCATACCTATAAAGCAACCGTCAATGACATATACTAACCCAGACCAGAATTTTCCGGCAGAGTAGATTCCCTGGATGCTCTACTGTATATAGGGAGATCAGTACGGACTTTACTTTAGGTGTACCATCTTCCGAATGGCATTATACGAGAGTGTCTCCAGCCGATAAAAATACACCCCAGTACTCACTGATTTACCGAAATCATTGGTCCCATCCCATTGGACCGTGTACCAGCCACGCTCTTGGTGTTGATTAACTATGGTTGCAACCTGTTGGTCCCGGAGGTTGTAAATGGTGATATTCACATCCGACGGTTTTGGGATGCTGTATTGGATAGTCGTAACCGGATCGAACTGATTAGGGTAATTCTACAGGAGCGAATACTGTTCCGGGGTAGCAAAAAGTGCGGGTTATTTATTCTCTCTAAGTCGTTTCGTAAATTTTAGGATGTTTTCTCAGGCTAATAAACCGCATTGAAGATGGGAGGTATGATTGGTTTATTCACGAATACTGAAGGGAACAACTCTTATTCTTATCTGCGCGCTGCCCTTTTCGGTTCCAGCACTTCTTCAGCATGATCCGGGCTCACCCTCGACTCACATGACACATACGGCTGACGTAACTTCGCCGCTCACCATGCCGGGGAATGCGGTGTTTGGCACCATTCAGGAGGTTATCCGCGAGCTGGAGGCTGATCCGAATACCGACTGGTCGCAGGTGGATCTGGAGGCATTGCGACAACATCTGATCGATATGCATCATTTCACCATAAATGTCGAAATGCTATCAAAATCCAATATCGATACCGGTATGAAAATCATCATAGCGCCCACGGTACCGGCGGCAAAACAATCTCTGGAAAGAGTACTTGATGCTCATACGCACATGCTTCACCGGGCCATTGCCCAGGGGAAAGATCCTCACAATGCAATGATGAATCACGGAGCCCACGAATGAACAGTATCGAATATACGCCCACCGGCACAATTCACTCGCCTTTTACCGATACAAAGAATATGCCCATCGAGCAGAGGCGATCCGATGATCGTTTATTGCCGGAAACCTGAACTTGATAACCAAAATGGGAACACAGTTCAGTAGTCATTTCTTGAGCTATTTAGTAAGTTATATACTGATAATTTACAAAAATTAAGGAGCACATATGGATGCGAATACAAAATCGTATGTCATGATTGTCAACGATGGACCCTACGGGAATGAGCGCCCCTATAATGCCTTCCGGGTGGGAATGAACCTCGTGAAACGGGAGGAAGCCGATCTAAAGGTTTTCTTAATTGGCGATGGTGTACAGTGTGGAGTGAAGGGCCAGAATCCGCCCAAAGGGTATTACAATATCGCCCGTATGGTAAAGTTTATCGGCGGCCGCGGCCAAGTGGCCACCTGAGGTAGCTGTATGGACGCCCGCGGGCTCGGGCAAGAAAACCTTATTGAAAATATCCAGGTCGGCAGTATGGATCTGCTCACGGACTGGATCCTTGCTGCTGATGACACCATGGTATTTTAGTGGAGCATAAATTCGTAATGAAAACGACCACATATACAGTATATCTTGATTCTCTGTTCTGAACCGGGTGTGTCGACGGCTTAACCGCCGAATTCAAGCGCCTGGAGGGCGTGACGGAAGTTAAGTTCGATGGTGAAGAGACAGCATTTATTGTCGCGGCGAAGGCACCAATTCAAGATGCTCAGGACCGAATGACCGAGATCGTCGAGAACTGGGAACACTATAATTATTCGGTTGACAGGGTTGCAGTT
Encoded here:
- a CDS encoding T9SS type A sorting domain-containing protein codes for the protein MQYSIPKPSDVNITIYNLRDQQVATIVNQHQERGWYTVQWDGTNDFGKSVSTGVYFYRLETLSYNAIRKMVHLK
- a CDS encoding DsrE family protein, translating into MDANTKSYVMIVNDGPYGNERPYNAFRVGMNLVKREEADLKVFLIGDGVQCGVKGQNPPKGYYNIARMVKFIGGRGQVAT